CAGGCAGATGACCACCAGCATGACGCAGATGGAGCCGCCCACCGCCGTCATGGCCACCACGATGTGCCGCATGCCGGCCGGCTCGGCGGTGAACTCCACGCACTCGGCGGGCTCGGCGGGCTCGGGGGGCTCCGGCGCGGGGGCGGCGGGCCCGGCGCGCAGCGGCAGCGGCTGCAGGCACAGGCGGTAGAGGACGCCGTCGTGCACGTCGGGCAGCAGGTAGTCGCGGCAGGAGGCCCCAAGCAGCACGCGCTCGCACGGGAAGCGCGTGTAGGCGCCGCGCCACGAGCAGTTGAGCGCGAAGGCGCGCACGCGGCGCGCGGCGGCCGGGGCCAGGCGCCACTGCAGGAGGACGCTGTGGTTGCGCAGGACGCTGGCGCGCAGGGAGCGGCCGGCCGGGGCGTGCAGCGCGCAGCCCGGGGCCTGGCAGCGGAAGCCGCGCGCGGGGCTGCGGAAGCACAGGCGCCCGCCGCCCGCCTCGGGGCCCTCGGGCAGCACCTTGTAGGGGCACCAGGGCGCGTCGGCCGCCGGCTCCCAGCCCGGAGGCGTCGGGGCGGCGGCGGAGCAGGGCGGCGGCGCGCAGgcggccagcagcagcagcagcggcgggGCGCGCATCCTgcggctgggccgggcgcggcgggGCCCGGGGCGCGGCGCTGGGTCACGCgggccgcgccgccgccgccgtcccCGCTGCCCGCTCCCCGCGCTCGCCGGCGCGCCGCGCCCGCACCGCCGCCGCCTGTTCCGACCCGCCCCCGCGCCCCGTGCGCGCTCGGACCCGGCGCGGCGGCGGAGGCGGGGCCGCCCCTCGCCCCGCCCCCCTTAACCCTCGCCGGGCCGCGGCCTGCGGGTGTCGTGGACGCGGGTTGGGGGCGCGCGGCGAGGCGGCCGGGGGTGCGCTCCCCACGCTTCCCGCCTAGCGAGCGTACCTCGGACCCCCGCCGTTCGCTCGCCTCCGCGGGGCTCCCCCGAGCCTTTCTCCCGGGCCGCGGCCGGCTTCGTTTCGCGTCGTGCAGCTCCGCAACCGCCCGTGGCCGCACCAGTCGGGGCTTCCTGCTTGGCGCGGGGGGCGCGGCGGCCTGGAGCGCGCCGGACCCCGGGCCTTGCTCCCCAACGTCGGCCGCCCCGGACCCGCACAACCAGGGTGCTGCCCGTACCGATGGGGTGGAGACCCGCAGGGAACGTTTCCTTCGCCCCGCGGCTTTTGCTCCTTTCGGGATGGACAGCGCCCGCCGGGGAAAAGCCCAGGCTTCGCGTGGTGACAACTCCCTTCGCTCCGCACGCAGCGCGGGCAGCTCCAGGTGCGGACCTTCGCTGCCTCATCGCTCCCCTCCTGCGGCAGAGGCGCTGCGGGGGGGCCCTCCCGACGGCTGCGGGAAGGTCAGGACTGGACAAATGGAATCCAAAAAGCCCACCGTGTGCAGTGGGCAGCTGGACGCACCCCAAGACCTTGGCCCCCTCAGTCTCACCCCTGTGTAGATCACCCAGCAACTAGGACACCCCTCCAGGGCCAGGGTGACAGCCAGGGACTGTGGATGCGGACTTGGCCCGGCCTGCCCTAACTGGAAACGGAGCCAAGCCACGCACCCAACGGTGACCCGGCACCTCTGCTGAGCCAGCTCTGGgcctgcaggggtggggaggggtctCTGGCAACTGGACCCTGAGCTCCTGCGACCCTTCCTGTGCTCGCCTCACCCCTGCGGGGACGGCAAGGAGAGACTGTCTATTCTGCTAATGGTGTCCTTCGTCCTTGACCCTTGGATGGCCATGTCCTTGTCCCCCACGGAGTCCCCAGCCAGCCTCACGAACTCTTGGTCATCGTGAAAAACCCAGGGCAGCACAGGATCTCAGGGGCTCCAGCCAGAGCCCAGACCCAGCGGGCAGGCCCTACCCCTGCAGTCACGGTGTACCTCCATCCCGACATGGAGGGCTCTGACCCCACACCACCTCTCCTGGATGTTGGGCCCCTGCCAGGTGCCGGGTCTGCCTGGCAGGGAGAGGTTGGGGGCAGAGACCTTGAGAGCAGCactccctgcccccagctcccACCTCTGCTTAGGCCGGGCAGACCCTGGGCTCTGACACCTGCCCCAGCATCATGAGGTGACTCGGGGGCTGCCCC
Above is a window of Saimiri boliviensis isolate mSaiBol1 chromosome 11, mSaiBol1.pri, whole genome shotgun sequence DNA encoding:
- the FNDC10 gene encoding fibronectin type III domain-containing protein 10; amino-acid sequence: MRAPPLLLLLAACAPPPCSAAAPTPPGWEPAADAPWCPYKVLPEGPEAGGGRLCFRSPARGFRCQAPGCALHAPAGRSLRASVLRNHSVLLQWRLAPAAARRVRAFALNCSWRGAYTRFPCERVLLGASCRDYLLPDVHDGVLYRLCLQPLPLRAGPAAPAPEPPEPAEPAECVEFTAEPAGMRHIVVAMTAVGGSICVMLVVICLLVAYITENLMRPALARPGLRRHP